Proteins from a genomic interval of Physeter macrocephalus isolate SW-GA chromosome 21, ASM283717v5, whole genome shotgun sequence:
- the SERTM2 gene encoding serine-rich and transmembrane domain-containing 2, whose protein sequence is MTEVHFKYHGNLTGRAHFPTLATEVDTTSDKYSNLYMYVGLFLSLLAILLILLFTMLLRLKHVISPITSESTENVPQFTDVEMQSRIPTP, encoded by the coding sequence ATGACGGAGGTGCATTTCAAGTACCATGGGAATCTCACTGGGCGGGCCCACTTCCCCACCCTGGCAACAGAGGTTGACACTACTTCAGATAAGTATTCCAATCTGTATATGTATGTGGGCTTATTCCTGAGCCTCCTGGCAATTCTCCTCATCCTGCTCTTCACAATGCTCCTTCGGCTCAAACATGTCATCTCACCCATCACCTCCGAGAGCACAGAAAATGTTCCTCAATTTACAGACGTAGAGATGCAGAGTCGAATCCCCACTCCTTAA